A window of the Zeugodacus cucurbitae isolate PBARC_wt_2022May chromosome 4, idZeuCucr1.2, whole genome shotgun sequence genome harbors these coding sequences:
- the LOC128921324 gene encoding DNA polymerase eta-like — translation MNAGSFMLQPQGLINTYAVGYAGIGDYLNVITKRFNDPNADDFDLENVSFTQAYDDTDMAAVRQSDIRLLIGAAVASEMRAAVKAETGYECSAGIAHNKILAKLACGINKPNKQTILPLGQIPKLFETLPLTKIQGLGGKFGENICTSLNIRFLAELLPFSEQELQRKYDEKNGTWLYNICRGIDLEAVTPRFYSKSIGCCKKFPGRNNITGLNTLRHWLGELANEICDRMEKDMLEHNRRAKQMVLSFIQDFEGVEVSSSRSVPLKGYDQETLTKSSLEVLQTHTKQFFKTGSSLALHNPIKFLGISVGKFETIQSGQSKLQEMFANMAAKKKNETVNELTTTDREDIQDTPEPVAKKPTFMQNFLQRDSKANNKTVNNNASATNVNIDLTATNNNASATNVDINLKVSEAEPTAVSSINDTANNTKPTEVRSFFLNALKKQRTSDDTCTSTAVKDETVINMSTNNNEAAPKADNSKSFFAKFLKKAEPEDTQQPANTENHEAMCQSDSEIDLTIEPTQGRAEATFESGTLDATPNNHDTNASVGSLATKRKFTDLHDNSTSTQKALKIESQIMPTRTPSPTYEATYAEFAVPELRAEFIQLTKCATCNANIPSDARSMQLHQDHHIAMQLSQQIRDEYRTEVKTKLSAQKSTATAAATNKKPKKSPVQSTKAANSKAGTSITKFLKPTATSTTTATTTTNATSLVAPATVVIDLLDATVLDTVVCEECNLPIATTQLQEHKDFHVAKALQRQLNMLEVRTVSPVAKKSNALSNKSLNLSHASVKTAKPITQFFSQSNC, via the exons ATGAATGCG GGTTCATTTATGCTCCAACCACAAGGCCTTATAAATACCTATGCCGTAGGTTATGCGGGCATTGGTGATTATTTAAATGTGATAACGAAACGTTTTAACGACCCTAATGCGGATGATTTCGATTTAGAAAACGTTTCATTCACACAAGCTTATGATGACACTGATATGGCCGCGGTGCGTCAAAGTGATATACGCTTGCTTATCGGTGCGGCGGTGGCAAGTGAAATGCGTGCTGCGGTTAAAGCCGAAACTGGTTATGAATGTTCCGCTGGTATTGCGCACAATAAAATACTCGCAAAATTGGCTTGTGGCATTAATAAACCAAATAAGCAGACCATTTTGCCACTGGGGCAGATACCAAAGTTATTCGAAACTCTACCGCTTACCAAAATACAAGGATTAGGTGGGAAATTCGGCGAAAATATATGCACCAGCTTGAATATACGCTTTTTAGCAGAACTGCTGCCGTTTTCTGAGCAGGAGTTGCAGCGCAAATATGATGAGAAAAATGG CACATGGTTGTATAATATTTGTCGCGGCATTGATTTGGAAGCGGTCACACCGCGCTTCTATTCCAAAAGCATCGGTTGTTGCAAGAAATTTCCTGGCCGCAATAACATAACTGGTCTAAATACACTGCGTCATTGGTTGGGCGAATTGGCTAATGAAATTTGCGATCGCATGGAAAAAGATATGTTGGAGCATAATCGTCGTGCCAAACAAATGGTGCTCAGTTTTATACAAGACTTTGAGGGTGTAGAAGTGTCTAGTTCACGTTCAGTGCCACTTAAGGGTTACGATCAAGAGACATTAACCAAAAGCAGTTTGGAAGTGCTGCAGACGCATAcgaaacaatttttcaaaaccgGCAGCTCATTGGCTTTGCACAATCCCATCAAATTTTTGGGTATCAGTGTGGGGAAGTTTGAAACAATACAAAGTGGACAAAGTAAATTGCAGGAAATGTTTGCCAATATGGCAGCTAAGAAGAAAAATGAAACGGTTAATGAGTTGACAACGACAGACCGCGAGGACATACAAGATACACCAGAACCTGTTGCGAAGAAACCGacttttatgcaaaattttttgCAACGCGATtctaaagcaaataataaaacagTTAATAACAATGCAAGTGCTACCAATGTGAATATAGATTTAACAGCAACTAATAACAATGCAAGTGCTACCAATGTggatataaatttaaaagtgtCCGAAGCAGAGCCGACTGCTGTGAGTTCAATAAATGATACAGCTAACAATACAAAGCCAACGGAAGTACGTAGCTTCTTTCTGAATGCTTTAAAGAAGCAAAGAACTAGCGACGATACATGCACATCAACTGCTGTTAAAGATGAAACTGTGATTAATATGTCCACCAATAATAATGAAGCAGCGCCTAAAGctgataattcaaaaagttttttCGCCAAGTTTTTAAAAAAAGCTGAACCGGAAGACACGCAACAACCAGCAAACACCGAAAACCATGAGGCAATGTGCCAAAGCGACAGTGAAATAGATTTAACTATTGAGCCAACACAAGGAAGGGCTGAGGCAACATTTGAAAGCGGTACATTAGATGCCACCCCAAACAACCATGATACAAATGCAAGCGTTGGCTCATTAGCTACTAAACGCAAATTTACGGATTTGCACGACAACTCAACGTCAACCCAAAAAGCACTTAAAATAGAGTCACAAATAATGCCAACGCGTACACCTTCACCAACCTATGAAGCAACTTATGCTGAATTTGCGGTGCCCGAATTGCGCGCAGAATTCATACAGCTGACAAAATGTGCCACTTGTAATGCAAATATACCCTCCGATGCACGCTCAATGCAATTGCATCAAGACCATCACATAGCCATGCAGCTTAGCCAACAAATACGTGACGAGTATCGCACGGAAGTGAAAACTAAACTCAGCGCACAGAAGTCCACAGCAACTGCAGCCGcaaccaacaaaaaaccaaaaaagtcaCCAGTGCAATCCACTAAAGCGGCCAACAGCAAAGCTGGCACAAGCATAACCAAATTTCTAAAACCCACTGCTActagtacaacaacagcaactacaacaacaaatgcaacctCACTTGTTGCACCTGCTACGGTTGTGATCGATCTCTTGGATGCCACTGTGCTGGATACGGTGGTCTGTGAGGAGTGCAACTTGCCCATTGCTACTACTCAATTGCAAGAGCATAAAGATTTTCATGTTGCAAAAGCTTTGCAGCGTCAACTCAATATGTTGGAGGTGCGCACTGTGTCGCCGGTTGCTAAAAAGTCAAACGCTCTTAGTAATAAAAGCTTGAATTTAAGTCACGCGAGTGTTAAAACCGCGAAACCCATAACGCAATTCTTTTCACAATCAAATTGTTAG